TGATGGTGGTTTCTCAGTGGTTTGATTTATCAAAAGAGTTCAAATTGTCATGAATTGGATTGAATAGAACAAGATGAATGGAATCATAGAAAGATGGTTGCAATCATAAAATAAGTTTAAAGATGAATCATGAAATAAATTAAAGGAGGAATGACCTAATGATCATAGTAACAGCTACTATAACCGCTAAACCAGGTAAACGAGATGAACTCATTTCCAAATCCCAGGATCTGATTAAAGCCACCCGTTTAGAACCAGGATGCATCAGCTACAATCTATATGCCAGTATTGAAAATGAGGATGCACTGGTAATGATTGAACAATGGGAAAACAAAGAAGTATTGGACACCCACATGCAAACCGACCATTTTAAAGCATTTTGTGGGGCTGCTGCAGATATTTTGGCCGAAGAAATGGGTGTTGACATATATTCAGCTGAGAAAGTTTCAGCTGAAAAGGCATAGTTTCGGGAAATAAGCATAATTTAAGGAGTTTCAGGAGAGATTTAATTTCCCTTATACTCCTTTTTTCCATTCTTTAAATTCAACAATTTAAATTCAAATGGTGATCTGTAATTATTTTAAGATTCCACCAGAAATGAAACACCATCTTCCTTTTCGATCTTCATAATGTTATCCGCAGCATCCTCCAGGTCTACGTCATGGGTAACGATGATCATCTGGGGTATAATGGACATCTTCTTGAGTAGATCAATTAGTTCCTGTCTTCTGTAGGCATCAAGGTGAATGGTGGGTTCATCCAGCATTATCATCTCTAAATTGCCTCCTGAGAGCACCTGGGTTATCCCTAATCTCAGGGCAAGGGCAACTGCTATTTTTTCCCCGCCACTGATCATGTCTAGGCTGCTTTCACCGCTGGGGCCGTAGATGGTCACGTCGTAATCCTCATCCAACCTCACATCAGAGTATTCAAAGTTGAATCTTTCAAATAACTCCCTTGTTTTTTCCTCAATAAGTGGCCTGGATATATTCCGTAAATCCTTCTGAACACCATCTTTACCGTAAAGATCCCTTATGATGTTTAAAAGCTTTAAAAAGTCTTTAAGATTCTTTAATTCCTTTTCATATTTTTTAAGGGAATCCAGTTTCTGTTCTATCTCCTGGATGGAGTTTGATAGTTGATCAAGTTGTCCGACCAGCAACTGTTTCTGACCACTCAGCTCCATTAATTCTTCATTTTTCAATTTCCATTCATTTTTAACCCTTTCATGGGCTTCCTCATTGTAATTTAAATCATCAATCACTTTTTGGATTTGGTCCAATTCTTCATTGATTTCCCGAATCTGCCTCTGATTTTCATCAATTCTCTGAATTAGGGACTCTTTCTGACTGACTTGCCCCAGTAAGTGCTGATGTTCTCGGCTCAATTGTTCAAGGTAGGCTATTTCTCCGGGGAGGTCTTCCACGCTGTCCCCTGCAATTTCCATCAGTGCACTGATATTTTTCTTCAAATCCCTTATCGCTGCATTGATCTCATCTAACCTTGCCCTGTGTTCTTCATAATCGCCCAGGGACTCTAAAGACCCAAGAGCAGTGAGATATTTCTCATAATTACCTTTGATGGCAGCCAGTTTAGATCTATTGTTCTGAATATCCTTTTCAATATTCTCCAGGATAACTATCTTCTTTTGAAGTTCCTGGAGACTAGAGTTAATGTTGTCAATTTCCTGTTGATGATCATTTCCTGATTTTAAGTATTCCTTCAGGATTCCCAGATTTATACTCTGAATGTTGGATTGTTGGGAATCTAAAATTCTCTTCTTGCTTTCAAGTTCATCTAATCTTACCTTCAAAGTCCCTGATATTTCCTGGTTATCCTCTATTTCTGATTGATAATCTGTTAATAGTTCTTCCCTTTTCTGGGGAGTTATATCTGATTTACAGATGGGGCACTGGTCTTTAACCTGCTCCAACTCATTTATGGGTTTTTCCAGATTCTCATTTTTGACCTGTAGGTTAGACAGTTCCCTTTTAATATCCTGAATAGAATCAGAAGCTTCCCTGATCTGTGCCTCTAACTGTGGTTTAAACGTTGATAAGTGATTTTCAAACTCTTCCACCGAAGCAAAACTAGTGCCTAAAACCTGATTGGATTTTTCAAGAACATCCCTTATTTTTTTGAGGGATTGCTTCATTTTTCCTTCAATTTTAGACTTTCTTTCTGTGTACTGCTGAATCAGCATCCTGCTTCCCTCAAACTGATCCTTAGCATACTGTAAATTGTTAATTTCACTGTCTAACTCAGAATACTCATTATAAAACTGTTCATTTTCATTTAAAACTTTTTCAAAACGTTCAATATCGTTTAAAATAGTGATTATTCCTTTTTTATCTTTCTGTAAAACTTTTAACTCTTTACTTTTCTCGGCAAGACTTTTTAAAACGTTCAATTTCTTTAACCGAGGTTCTATTCTGGTAATTTCTTCTTCTTTAAGGATAATTTCATTTAACTGACCTTCAAGATCTTTCCTGCTTTTTTCCAGCTGATCCTGGAAATCTTTTTTGGATTTAAGGAGTGTATTGGCATTTTCAAATTCCATACTCCTCTTATCCAGAATCTCCTTCTTCTCCTGGAGAAGATCAGATTCAATAATATTTTCATCTCTTTTAAGGTTGATATCCTTAATTTTCAGTGCCAGTGCACGTTTTCTGTCTTTTTTGACAGTAAATTCAGTTTCAAAGTCCTCAAATGATTCTATTTTTCCTTCCAATCTTATATTTCGTTCGTTGTACTTATCCAGGATGACTTTTAAATTTTTCCAGGCCTTTTCAAGGGAATCAATACCAAGAAGTCTTCCAATCATCTGTTTTTTTTCAGAAGAGGTTTTATCAATGAGATCTGCTATTTCTCCCTGCCTGACATAGACTGCATTGAGGAACAGGTCCCCATCCATCTCCAGAAGGTTTTGAACTTCCAGAGTCACCTGTTTATCCCCTGAAACCAACGATTGGAATCTTCCGCCCTCTTTAATCTTCATAATGGCCTTAGAAGATGTTTTTGTCCGTTCCCTCAGTACCCGGTAGGTCCGGCCATTGGCAGTAAACTGGATCTCAACTGACATCCTCTTCTGGCCAATGGTTATAAGCTGTTCAATTCTCTTACTGGTGTGCTGTTTAAACAATGCAAAACTCACTGCTTCAAGGATACTGGACTTACCCGCACCATTTCCACCTATTATTATGGATATCCCGGTATCAAACTCGATACGTGTGTCCCGGTGAGATTTAAAGTTACTAATGTGAAGACTTTCAATGATCATATAAATCCTCGTAGAAATTCTGGGCAATGGTTTGGGCAGTCTTGAAATCTCCATCAGACAGTTCTTTCAGGAGCCCGGTTGCCAGTTGGTTAACTTTTTCGCTGTTAAAATCCTTAAGATTATGCTCAATCATTTTTTTAATATTTAAAGCCTCTTTCCCATTTTCAAAAGGATTTGGTTCACTTTCAATGGTTGTTGGATGATAATTGGGCCGTACTGTAAGACAGGAGTCAGATAATGTTTGGTTTAAAGTTTCATACACCTCAGAACGGTTGAAATTTCCTCCTTCCACAGTCACCATGAGTATGGGTTTTTCCTGGAGACTGCTGATGTACTGATTAATCCGGGATAACTCTTCTTGAAGTTTACTGGCCAGAATGGTTTTTTTTATAAACTCACGGGGGAGTTTGAGGTTGATATTTTCAATTTCAGGAATATCACCACTGATATCCACCAGATAAAATCCTTTACCATTCTTTTTATAACCTTCAACCTCGTTGGAGCGCCATATCTCAGTAGAACCTGGATAGGCCAGTTTGCCCGCTCCAAAGTCATCAACCACCCTTTCATGAATATGTCCAAATGCACAGTAGTTGAAACTCTGGGGCACATCACCAATTTTAAGCTCATATTCATAGGGGATATAACGGTCAATCCCCTGGTGTAAGACCAGAATTCTTTTTTCATAATTCTGGGATGATTTTTCAATACTTTCCAGTCGTTCAATCAATGCCTTTGAATGATATTTCGATGTGTAGGGTGATCCACCTATAAAAACGTCATCTATCACGTAAAATGGATTATTGGGGCTTATGAGTTTTAAACCAAAGTCCTTGTATAAAATTTGGGGTGGTAGTGCATTTTTACGCATTACAACATCATGATTACCTGCTATGGCATAAATTGGAATTTTTGCTTCTTTTAACTTTAAAATACCATGTTGCGCGGTGAGTAATGCCCTGGTTGGGGGTCTCGAGTATTCAAACAGATCTCCAGAGTGAATGGCAAAGTCAGGCCTTTCACTAATTATCTCCTCAATAGCCTGGTCGAAAACTTCAAAAAAGTCAGTTTCCCTCTCAGTAAGTCCGTACTGGCGGTAACCCATATGGGTATCAGCTAAATGGGCAAATTGCATCAGTAGTCTCCTCCCAGATCATCATATTCTCTTTTCTGTTCTTCAAGGAGTTTTTCCTGATTTTGGTGGGATTTTGACCATTCTTCCACAATGTTAAGGTCTCCTCCTGTGATCTTCCCCTGGAATTCATCTATCTTAACCAGAGTGGGGATGCGAGTCATTAAACCCAGCACTATGGCTTCCCCAATATTCAGGGAAGGAAGCTGAGCTATCAAATCATCACTCAAGCTTTCACTGGCACGCTGCACATGATTCTGGTCAGTTGGTTCCACCAAGCGTAATATTATCATGTTGTTAGCCTGTGACAGGGCATCAGAGTCCAGTGATTTGGGGCTCTGGCTCACCAGGCACAGTCCCACTGAAAACTTACGCCCTTCCCGGGCTATTCTGCTTATCCACAGTTTCGATTCTGTTTTCCTATTTTGAGGAGCTAAAATATGTGCTTCTTCCAGGATCAAAAATATTGGGAATTCCAGACCCTCTCCAGTTCTTAAAAACTCTTTCCGACTGGCCAGGACATTCCGGAGGATATGACTAACCACCACATCCGATGCAAATTCATCCACAGGTCCCAGGTCCAATATATTGGCTTTGCCCACTTTCAAACTGTCAATTATATCCTTTGCTTCCAGGCTGAGTATGTTCCCGTACTTATCCCGCATGTGTTCCAGTTTGTTTAAAACATCGGCTATTGATTTTTTATCTGCGGAATTGGTGGATTTAGCATCTGGATCCTCGGATTCAGCTAACCAACCTTCCAGTTTACTCTGAATCAATCCAATGAAATCTTTTCCAGTGGGTGACCCCTGCATGAGGCTTTTCCGTGCGGATTTATACGCTTTTAAGAAGTATCTTTCCTGAACGTAGGCATTGGGTGGTATGTTCGATAATTTTTTGATTTCACCAAATGACAGGTAGAGGGGGTTGATCTGGGGTATTATTACATTGACTTTATCAGTACCAAAATCAGTGTTCACGTACTCCGAATGCATATCAAATATCAGAACACTACCATTAACATTCAAAAGACCATCCACAATGACTGATACCGTATTTGACTTTCCTGCACCGGTCATTGCCAGAACTGCCAGGTGCCTGGACACCATCCTGTTGATGTCAACTTCTACACCCACTTCTTCCTGGCTTATTAACTTCCCCAGTTTTAAACCGTATTTATCCACTTTGAATATTTTCTTCAAAACCTCAGAATCTGCCACCTGTATCTCGGTTCCAGGGGGAGCAGGTGTTCGAGGAATGCGCAGGTCATCATCAATATCTCCCAGTATTTTAACACTACCCTTAACGTAATGGTCGTCCCCTTCAATGGCTTTGATTTTTTCAATGGTCAGGGGGTCGTATATCTGATCGTTAATGGAAACACTACCTCTCACCAGGGATTCGATCATCCCCAGTACGTTCTTCCCATCATATTTTAAGGAGACGTATTCACCTACCCTGGGCATTTTTTTGGAGATAAAACTCACATTAACCAGGGATGTTTCTCCTATGCATCTTCCAATGATTTCATTCATTTAGCATCTCCCTCCCACTCTTTTCCATGAATCCCATTATCTTGGAAAGGTTTTTCAGGTCATTTTTACGGATTACAACATCGTTATGTGCTTTTTTTAAGAGTAATGGATATCCTTCTGCACTTATATTTTTAATGGACTTCAATAAATCTCTTATATCTTCTTCTGTGGCATGGTACGGTAATTCAAATTTTAAAATGTTTTTATGGTCCTCTAATCTGGCGTAGAAAATGGTGAAGATCAAGCTCTTTAGAACATCATTTCTAACCGGGAAATCCCTTTTAACCTCGGAAACATTGGAATACCTTGGTTTAGAATACCCCTGTTTTTTACTGTGCATATCAAATATAGCTATATCCGGTATTTTTCTATCGAAATATTCAGTACTGGTGGATGTTTTGGATATAGCCACGATTTTTTTGTTTTCTTTCATCAAGTCACTGATTACCCGGAGGTTCTCCAGGTTTTCCAGGTAAATCATTGCCTCAGTATCATCTTTAAATTCATTGGAAATTTTAGAAGCAAATTTAGATGAAGTAATTTCAACGTCGGGAGAGTTATTCAATTTTTTCTCGAGAAGGGGCAAATATTTTTCCCTAATTATCTCTTTAACCTGTTCTTTAAGTTCTTTTTCAATAGGGAACGGTCGTATGAGATTGCCCAGGATCGATCCATCGAAGAGGAATAAATCAACATGGTGTTGATTGAACATTTTCAGGGCATTTTTAATTTCAAATATCCCCATATAACTCCTTAAACGGTCTTCAACATATTTATGGTGGGATATGATGTCAATTTCAGAGCTTTCAATCTTTTTAAGACCCTCTGATGAGTGAATTATTCCTTCAGCATCAATGGCGTAAAATATGAATGGCAGGAATTTGCGTTTATTTATACTGCCATCCCCTGCACCAATATTCACATCCCGGCCAATTTCTGCTAGGGGATAATCAATCCACTGTTGGGAAGCATCTACCAGGGAATATTCAATTCCTTCTAATTTTTGATGGATGTTATCTCTCTTTTTTAAAGCTTTTTCATAGAGTGAATCCAGCATTTAATCCCTCAAAATCAATATAAATCTCATTCAATCATTTTTTATCATAAATAAGCGGGTAATGATCATTATAACCTATATTTTATTCCCATTGATTTAAACTTTATTTTAATATATGGAGATAACCAATCTATATTTATGAACATCCTCACATCCCAACAAAAAAGGGTCTTAAACGGCATTAAATATTTCAGTGCAGAATACCAGGGAGGAGTTCCATACAATATCCTGAAACTGGACCTGGACACTTCTGAAGACGATCTTAACCCAATTTTAGAACACCTGGAGAATGAAAATTACATATCCCTCCAGGATGGGATCATCACTCTGGAGAAGAACAGGGGAAGTAAAAGTAATGAGAAAAGTGATGATGTTCTGGAAAAAACACATTTAGATGAATCTATAGAGGGAACAGTTGAAAATAATCCGGATTTACTTGATGATGTTAATGATTTTAACTCTTCTGCTGATGTTGTGGATGTTGGGAATATTGGTTCTGAGGTTAGTGATACTCCTATTGAAGATATGAAGGACACTCCTACTGAAAATATGAATGACATTCCTACTGAGAATATGAATGGCACTCCTATTGAGGATAGGGATGATACTGAGCAAACAGAAGAAGTGGAAGTAATTGAAAAGTTCTCTGAAGCTGAACTGGAATCATTGGAAATAATTAAAAAATTGGTGGATGATTCCGGGAACATTTCCAGAACAATTTTAGAGGGTAATCTACTCTACGGGGAGCTGGGATTAAGCAGCATCGCCATGTACAACCTTATAACCTCTCTGGAGTATAAAGGAGTCTTAAAGAAGATTAAGCTTATAGATGGGGAATATTATAAATTCAGCCCTTGATTTTATTTTAAAAGCCAATTTGGCATTATTCCAATTACATTTATTATATTATATCTTCAA
This is a stretch of genomic DNA from Methanobacterium formicicum DSM 3637. It encodes these proteins:
- a CDS encoding putative quinol monooxygenase, with translation MIIVTATITAKPGKRDELISKSQDLIKATRLEPGCISYNLYASIENEDALVMIEQWENKEVLDTHMQTDHFKAFCGAAADILAEEMGVDIYSAEKVSAEKA
- a CDS encoding AAA family ATPase, with the protein product MEISRLPKPLPRISTRIYMIIESLHISNFKSHRDTRIEFDTGISIIIGGNGAGKSSILEAVSFALFKQHTSKRIEQLITIGQKRMSVEIQFTANGRTYRVLRERTKTSSKAIMKIKEGGRFQSLVSGDKQVTLEVQNLLEMDGDLFLNAVYVRQGEIADLIDKTSSEKKQMIGRLLGIDSLEKAWKNLKVILDKYNERNIRLEGKIESFEDFETEFTVKKDRKRALALKIKDINLKRDENIIESDLLQEKKEILDKRSMEFENANTLLKSKKDFQDQLEKSRKDLEGQLNEIILKEEEITRIEPRLKKLNVLKSLAEKSKELKVLQKDKKGIITILNDIERFEKVLNENEQFYNEYSELDSEINNLQYAKDQFEGSRMLIQQYTERKSKIEGKMKQSLKKIRDVLEKSNQVLGTSFASVEEFENHLSTFKPQLEAQIREASDSIQDIKRELSNLQVKNENLEKPINELEQVKDQCPICKSDITPQKREELLTDYQSEIEDNQEISGTLKVRLDELESKKRILDSQQSNIQSINLGILKEYLKSGNDHQQEIDNINSSLQELQKKIVILENIEKDIQNNRSKLAAIKGNYEKYLTALGSLESLGDYEEHRARLDEINAAIRDLKKNISALMEIAGDSVEDLPGEIAYLEQLSREHQHLLGQVSQKESLIQRIDENQRQIREINEELDQIQKVIDDLNYNEEAHERVKNEWKLKNEELMELSGQKQLLVGQLDQLSNSIQEIEQKLDSLKKYEKELKNLKDFLKLLNIIRDLYGKDGVQKDLRNISRPLIEEKTRELFERFNFEYSDVRLDEDYDVTIYGPSGESSLDMISGGEKIAVALALRLGITQVLSGGNLEMIMLDEPTIHLDAYRRQELIDLLKKMSIIPQMIIVTHDVDLEDAADNIMKIEKEDGVSFLVES
- a CDS encoding exonuclease SbcCD subunit D; translated protein: MQFAHLADTHMGYRQYGLTERETDFFEVFDQAIEEIISERPDFAIHSGDLFEYSRPPTRALLTAQHGILKLKEAKIPIYAIAGNHDVVMRKNALPPQILYKDFGLKLISPNNPFYVIDDVFIGGSPYTSKYHSKALIERLESIEKSSQNYEKRILVLHQGIDRYIPYEYELKIGDVPQSFNYCAFGHIHERVVDDFGAGKLAYPGSTEIWRSNEVEGYKKNGKGFYLVDISGDIPEIENINLKLPREFIKKTILASKLQEELSRINQYISSLQEKPILMVTVEGGNFNRSEVYETLNQTLSDSCLTVRPNYHPTTIESEPNPFENGKEALNIKKMIEHNLKDFNSEKVNQLATGLLKELSDGDFKTAQTIAQNFYEDLYDH
- a CDS encoding ATP-binding protein; this translates as MNEIIGRCIGETSLVNVSFISKKMPRVGEYVSLKYDGKNVLGMIESLVRGSVSINDQIYDPLTIEKIKAIEGDDHYVKGSVKILGDIDDDLRIPRTPAPPGTEIQVADSEVLKKIFKVDKYGLKLGKLISQEEVGVEVDINRMVSRHLAVLAMTGAGKSNTVSVIVDGLLNVNGSVLIFDMHSEYVNTDFGTDKVNVIIPQINPLYLSFGEIKKLSNIPPNAYVQERYFLKAYKSARKSLMQGSPTGKDFIGLIQSKLEGWLAESEDPDAKSTNSADKKSIADVLNKLEHMRDKYGNILSLEAKDIIDSLKVGKANILDLGPVDEFASDVVVSHILRNVLASRKEFLRTGEGLEFPIFLILEEAHILAPQNRKTESKLWISRIAREGRKFSVGLCLVSQSPKSLDSDALSQANNMIILRLVEPTDQNHVQRASESLSDDLIAQLPSLNIGEAIVLGLMTRIPTLVKIDEFQGKITGGDLNIVEEWSKSHQNQEKLLEEQKREYDDLGGDY
- a CDS encoding DNA double-strand break repair nuclease NurA, yielding MLDSLYEKALKKRDNIHQKLEGIEYSLVDASQQWIDYPLAEIGRDVNIGAGDGSINKRKFLPFIFYAIDAEGIIHSSEGLKKIESSEIDIISHHKYVEDRLRSYMGIFEIKNALKMFNQHHVDLFLFDGSILGNLIRPFPIEKELKEQVKEIIREKYLPLLEKKLNNSPDVEITSSKFASKISNEFKDDTEAMIYLENLENLRVISDLMKENKKIVAISKTSTSTEYFDRKIPDIAIFDMHSKKQGYSKPRYSNVSEVKRDFPVRNDVLKSLIFTIFYARLEDHKNILKFELPYHATEEDIRDLLKSIKNISAEGYPLLLKKAHNDVVIRKNDLKNLSKIMGFMEKSGREMLNE